One region of Yersinia bercovieri ATCC 43970 genomic DNA includes:
- the glyQ gene encoding glycine--tRNA ligase subunit alpha — MQKFDTKTFQGLILTLQDYWARQGCTIVQPLDMEVGAGTSHPMTCLRALGPEPIAAAYVQPSRRPTDGRYGENPNRLQHYYQFQVIIKPSPDNIQELYLGSLKELGLDPTIHDIRFVEDNWENPTLGAWGLGWEVWLNGMEVTQFTYFQQVGGLECKPVTGEITYGLERLAMYIQGVDSVYDLIWCDGPLGKTTYGDIYHQNEVEQSTYNFEYADVDFLFSCFEQYEKEAKSLLALETPLPLPAYERILKAGHTFNLLDARKAISVTERQRYILRIRTLTKAVAEAYYASREALGFPMCKKNQN; from the coding sequence ATGCAAAAGTTTGATACCAAGACCTTTCAGGGCCTGATCCTGACGTTACAGGACTATTGGGCGCGCCAAGGCTGCACCATTGTTCAACCACTGGACATGGAAGTCGGCGCGGGTACTTCCCACCCCATGACCTGCCTGCGTGCACTTGGCCCTGAGCCAATCGCTGCCGCTTATGTGCAACCTTCACGCCGCCCGACCGATGGTCGCTACGGTGAAAACCCGAATCGCCTGCAACACTATTACCAGTTCCAGGTGATCATTAAGCCTTCGCCAGACAACATTCAGGAGCTGTACTTAGGTTCGCTGAAAGAGCTGGGTCTGGACCCGACTATCCACGACATTCGCTTTGTCGAAGACAACTGGGAGAACCCAACTTTGGGGGCCTGGGGTCTGGGCTGGGAAGTGTGGCTTAATGGGATGGAAGTGACACAGTTCACTTACTTCCAGCAAGTCGGCGGTTTGGAATGTAAACCGGTCACCGGTGAAATCACCTATGGTCTGGAGCGCCTGGCGATGTACATTCAGGGCGTAGATAGCGTCTATGATCTGATTTGGTGCGACGGCCCGCTGGGCAAAACCACTTACGGTGATATTTATCATCAGAATGAAGTGGAGCAATCCACCTATAACTTCGAATATGCCGATGTGGACTTTCTGTTCTCCTGCTTTGAGCAGTATGAGAAAGAAGCTAAATCGCTACTGGCGCTAGAAACCCCGCTGCCGCTGCCAGCTTACGAACGCATTCTGAAAGCAGGCCACACCTTTAACTTGCTGGACGCCCGCAAAGCCATCTCAGTGACTGAGCGTCAGCGCTATATCCTGCGTATCCGCACACTGACCAAAGCTGTCGCCGAGGCTTATTATGCCTCCCGCGAGGCGTTGGGCTTCCCTATGTGCAAAAAGAATCAGAACTAA